The following coding sequences are from one Nilaparvata lugens isolate BPH chromosome 4, ASM1435652v1, whole genome shotgun sequence window:
- the LOC111047774 gene encoding LOW QUALITY PROTEIN: venom carboxylesterase-6-like (The sequence of the model RefSeq protein was modified relative to this genomic sequence to represent the inferred CDS: inserted 1 base in 1 codon) yields the protein MGSIWRPAEMLRLTLVISHLMGGVLSLTPPVVQIGNGKLQGTYYRTFNDRDVLAFLGVPFAEPPVGNMRFRPPLPVRGWEGMRVANDTRAPCLQYNHYLSAIGRKPIIGQEDCLYLDVYTPRLQTDRLMEVVVFVHGGAFTYGSRSGFNPKYLLAEKELVLVVISYRVGPFGFLSTGDEVVPGNMGMKDQTEALRWVNRNIDKFGGDPDKVTLAGLSAGGASVHFHYFSPESRRYFKQGISLSGTALCPWALMESPEQKTTILANAVGCPTNTTSLDTIDCLRDRPGELILYRMHSTLMPWLFNPISPFAPTIENTPSQRPFLVDHPEKLLREGKVYDAPWLVGFTSGEGFYPASEFVLDERLMSDLNNNWTIIAPHLLDFNFTEPDSNLRTAKSIKIKDHYLKGSHFLTRDSTLDVIEMVSDRMYLSAIDKAVRLQAKVNKSPVYVYNFAYRGRNTLWEQFAGMKTDMGAGHGDDVAYVLGAYFSCTDSDDDRKMVDTMVGVWSSYAKXSQPASVAGETWTPQVGDKNVTYLLIESSERASMESSNHLGNTHFWDTLLSAELASTTRHDEF from the exons ATGGGATCGATTTGGAGACCTGCAGAGATGTTACGTCTTACATTGGTCATCTCTCATTTGATGGGAGGTGTGTTATCACTTACGCCACCAGTGGTTCAAATCGGCAATGGAAAACTGCAGGGAACCTACTACCGCACATTCAACGATCGCGATGTGCTTGCGTTCCTTGGGGTGCCGTTCGCGGAACCACCTGTGGGTAACATGCGGTTCCGTCCGCCGTTGCCTGTGAGAGGCTGGGAAGGCATGCGCGTTGCAAACGACACGAGAGCTCCCTGTCTACAATACAACCACTACCTGTCCGCTATCGGCAGGAAACCCATCATCGGCCAAGAAGATTGCCTCTACCTCGACGTATACACTCCACGACTACAAACTGATCGACTTATGGAAGTCGTGGTGTTTGTACATGGTGGAGCCTTCACCTATGGATCACGCAGTGGATTCAACCCCAAGTATTTACTTGCTGAGAAGGAACTAGTCCTTGTGGTGATCAGCTACCGGGTGGGACCCTTTGGGTTTCTCAGTACTGGTGACGAAGTCGTCCCAGGCAACATGGGAATGAAGGATCAGACTGAAGCTTTAAGATGGGTCAACAGAAACATCGATAAATTCGGTGGAGACCCTGACAAAGTGACTCTAGCCGGGTTATCAGCTGGAGGGGCCAGTGTACACTTCCACTACTTCTCCCCAGAATCTAGAAGATACTTCAAACAGGGGATATCCTTGAGTGGGACTGCATTGTGCCCTTGGGCACTGATGGAATCACCTGAACAAAAAACTACAATACTTGCCAATGCGGTCGGTTGTCCCACAAACACAACCTCCCTAGACACCATTGACTGTCTACGTGATCGACCCGGAGAGTTGATTCTATATCGAATGCACTCCACCCTCATGCCTTGGCTCTTCAACCCCATATCCCCCTTCGCACCCACCATTGAGAACACACCATCACAGCGACCTTTCCTCGTAGATCACCCTGAGAAACTGCTCCGCGAGGGAAAAGTGTACGATGCACCCTGGTTGGTTGGTTTCACATCTGGTGAAGGATTCTACCCGGCATCTGAGTTTGTTCTGGATGAACGGTTGATGAGTGACCTCAACAACAATTGGACAATCATCGCACCGCATCTGTTAGATTTCAATTTCACTGAGCCAGATAGTAACTTGAGGACTGCTAAAAGTATCAAAATTAAGGATCACTACCTCAAGGGATCACATTTCCTAACTAGAGATTCCACCCTGGATGTGATAGAGATGGTCAGTGACAGGATGTACTTATCAGCAATTGATAAAGCAGTGAGACTACAGGCCAAAGTCAACAAATCTCCAGTCTATGTGTACAACTTCGCCTACAGGGGAAGGAACACGTTATGGGAGCAATTCGCTGGCATGAAAACAGACATGGGGGCCGGACATGGAGATGATGTGGCATATGTTCTTGGTGCCTACTTTTCCTGCACAGATTCCGACGATGACCGTAAGATGGTGGATACAATGGTCGGTGTGTGGTCGAGTTATGCCA ATAGTCAACCTGCCTCTGTGGCGGGAGAAACATGGACACCTCAGGTTGGAGATAAAAATGTCACCTATCTTCTGATCGAATCTAGTGAGAGAGCATCAATGGAGTCTTCTAACCACCTCGGCAACACTCATTTCTGGGATACACTTCTTTCAGCTGAATTAGCTTCCACCACTAGACATGACGAGTTCTAG